Proteins from a genomic interval of Pseudomonas asplenii:
- a CDS encoding dipeptidase — MSPAELHADSIVIDGLIIAKWNRELFEDMRKGGLTAANCTVSVWEGFQATVNSIAASQKLIRENSDLVMPVRTTADIRKAKELGKTGILFGFQNAHAFEDQIGYVEIFKQLGVGIVQMCYNTQNLVGTGCYERDGGLSGFGREIVAEMNRVGIMCDLSHVGSKTSEEVILESKKPVTYSHCLPSGLKEHPRNKSDAELKFIADHGGFVGVTMFAPFLAKGIESTIDDYAEAIEYVMNIVGEDAIGIGTDFTQGHGQEFFEYLTHDKGYARRLTSFGKIINPLGIRTVGEFPNLTETLLKRGHSERVVRKIMGENWVNVLKDVWGE; from the coding sequence ATGAGCCCAGCCGAGTTACACGCCGACAGCATCGTTATCGACGGGCTGATCATTGCCAAATGGAACCGCGAACTGTTCGAAGACATGCGCAAGGGTGGGCTGACCGCCGCCAACTGCACCGTGTCGGTCTGGGAAGGCTTCCAGGCCACCGTCAACAGCATCGCTGCCAGCCAGAAGCTGATTCGCGAGAACAGCGACCTGGTGATGCCGGTACGCACCACCGCCGACATCCGCAAGGCCAAGGAACTGGGCAAGACCGGCATCCTCTTCGGCTTCCAGAACGCCCATGCGTTCGAGGATCAGATCGGCTACGTGGAGATCTTCAAGCAGCTCGGCGTGGGCATCGTGCAGATGTGCTACAACACCCAGAACCTGGTCGGCACCGGCTGCTACGAGCGTGACGGCGGTCTGTCGGGCTTCGGTCGCGAGATCGTCGCCGAGATGAACCGTGTCGGTATCATGTGCGACCTGTCCCACGTCGGTTCCAAGACCAGCGAGGAAGTCATCCTCGAATCGAAGAAGCCGGTGACCTACTCGCACTGCCTGCCTTCGGGCCTGAAAGAGCACCCGCGCAACAAGTCCGACGCGGAACTGAAATTCATCGCCGACCATGGCGGTTTCGTCGGCGTGACCATGTTCGCGCCGTTCCTGGCCAAGGGCATCGAATCGACCATCGACGATTACGCCGAAGCCATCGAGTACGTGATGAATATCGTCGGCGAAGACGCCATCGGCATTGGCACCGACTTCACCCAGGGCCATGGCCAGGAGTTCTTCGAGTACCTGACCCATGACAAGGGCTACGCCCGCCGTCTGACCAGCTTCGGCAAGATCATCAACCCGCTGGGTATCCGCACCGTGGGCGAGTTCCCCAACCTCACCGAGACCCTGCTCAAGCGCGGTCACAGCGAGCGCGTGGTGCGCAAGATCATGGGCGAGAACTGGGTCAACGTGCTCAAGGACGTCTGGGGCGAGTAA
- a CDS encoding DUF5943 domain-containing protein, which yields MAKIAPQLPIEVDSETGVWTSDALPMLYVPRHFFVNNHMGIEEVLGAEAYAEILYKAGYKSAWHWCEKEAECHGLEGVAVFEHYMKRLSQRGWGLFKIQDIDLDKGTASVKLEHSAFVYVYGKVGRKVDYMFTGWFAGAMDQILAARGSQIRTVAEQVYGGSEEGHDDGLFTVKPL from the coding sequence ATGGCTAAAATCGCCCCGCAACTGCCCATCGAAGTCGACAGCGAAACCGGTGTCTGGACCAGCGATGCGTTGCCGATGCTCTACGTGCCACGCCATTTCTTCGTCAACAACCACATGGGCATCGAAGAAGTGCTGGGCGCCGAAGCCTATGCCGAAATTCTCTACAAGGCTGGCTACAAGTCCGCCTGGCACTGGTGTGAAAAGGAAGCCGAATGCCACGGCCTCGAAGGCGTCGCGGTGTTCGAGCACTACATGAAGCGCCTGTCGCAGCGCGGCTGGGGCCTGTTCAAGATCCAGGACATCGACCTCGACAAGGGCACGGCCAGCGTCAAGCTCGAGCACTCGGCGTTCGTCTACGTCTACGGCAAGGTCGGGCGCAAGGTCGACTACATGTTTACCGGCTGGTTCGCCGGTGCCATGGACCAGATCCTCGCCGCCCGTGGCAGCCAGATCCGCACCGTGGCCGAGCAGGTCTATGGCGGTTCCGAAGAGGGCCACGATGATGGCCTGTTCACCGTCAAGCCGCTGTAA
- a CDS encoding DUF3010 family protein translates to MTICGIEIKGSEAIFALAGLQGANPEHVAVAIKKLGLDDDEDAAGVKAFAAQLRAFVEANGITRIVIKKRSKKGEFAGGPITFKIEGILQLLDHCEVTLLSPQTVNAQHKKHGFELPGTLNKYQHEAYKTACAALLKQ, encoded by the coding sequence ATGACTATCTGCGGTATTGAAATCAAGGGCAGCGAAGCCATCTTCGCCCTCGCCGGCCTGCAAGGCGCAAACCCGGAACATGTAGCTGTCGCCATCAAGAAGCTCGGCCTGGATGACGATGAGGACGCGGCGGGCGTCAAGGCGTTTGCGGCGCAATTGCGGGCGTTTGTCGAGGCCAATGGCATCACGCGGATCGTGATCAAGAAACGCAGCAAGAAAGGCGAATTCGCCGGTGGGCCGATCACCTTCAAGATCGAAGGGATCCTGCAGTTGCTGGATCACTGCGAGGTGACGCTGCTGTCGCCGCAGACCGTCAACGCCCAGCACAAGAAGCACGGCTTCGAATTGCCGGGGACGCTGAACAAGTATCAGCACGAAGCCTACAAGACGGCCTGTGCGGCGCTTTTGAAGCAGTAA
- a CDS encoding bestrophin-like domain — protein sequence MRSLSAIPLYACLIFIAIVLFIEIGRRVGARHLAADPEGARTGIGAIEGAVFGLLALLIAFTFSGAATRMDTRRTLIVEETNAIGTAWLRLDLLPAASQPVLRQAFRDYLDARIAYYRDLSEIDLASQESAQANALQLDIWKQAITGLQQMPTPTLGVSLLQALNAMIDITTTRSVALETHPPLIIYLMLIALTQVSALFIGYGMAGSVRHNWLHIFGYALVMVCVLYVILDFEFPRLGIIRVDHFDKIMLDLRNSMH from the coding sequence ATGCGCTCACTTTCAGCCATTCCGCTGTATGCCTGCCTCATTTTCATCGCCATCGTGCTGTTCATCGAGATCGGTCGGCGGGTCGGCGCGCGCCATCTGGCCGCTGATCCCGAGGGCGCACGCACCGGCATCGGCGCCATCGAAGGCGCGGTGTTCGGCCTGCTGGCGCTGCTGATCGCCTTCACCTTCTCCGGCGCGGCCACGCGCATGGACACCCGGCGCACACTGATCGTCGAGGAAACCAATGCCATAGGCACCGCCTGGCTACGCCTGGACCTGCTGCCGGCGGCCAGCCAGCCGGTCCTGCGCCAGGCCTTTCGCGACTACCTCGACGCGCGCATCGCCTACTACCGCGACCTGAGCGAAATCGACCTGGCCAGCCAGGAAAGCGCCCAGGCCAACGCCCTGCAACTGGATATCTGGAAACAGGCGATTACCGGTTTGCAGCAAATGCCGACACCGACCCTGGGCGTCAGCCTCTTGCAGGCGCTCAACGCGATGATCGACATCACCACCACCCGCAGCGTCGCCCTGGAAACCCACCCGCCGCTGATCATCTACCTGATGCTGATCGCCCTGACCCAGGTCAGCGCACTGTTCATCGGCTACGGCATGGCCGGCAGCGTCCGACACAACTGGCTGCATATCTTCGGTTATGCACTGGTGATGGTCTGTGTGCTCTACGTGATTCTCGACTTCGAGTTCCCCAGGCTGGGCATCATCCGGGTCGACCACTTCGACAAGATCATGCTGGACTTGCGTAACAGCATGCATTGA
- the etfB gene encoding electron transfer flavoprotein subunit beta, translating into MNTNVISLVSIGAHPTSGRARRAEQDARAVELGLQLAGDNLQVVHAGDVAEPALRAYLGMGLDELRVLEQPAGADALPVLTDYLRDVGAQVVLTGSQAETGEGSGMLPFLLAENLGWPLVVGLAQVESINDGVAQVLQALPRGQRRRLKVRLPFLATVDNAAPKPRQSAYGPAQRGVLQAEEVQVLEDELFTGAQLQPAKPRPKRLKVIKAKSGADRMKAATAKASGGGGQVLKGVSAEAGAEAILKLLVEEGVVR; encoded by the coding sequence ATGAACACGAATGTAATCAGCCTGGTGTCGATCGGAGCCCACCCGACTTCCGGCCGCGCCCGCCGCGCCGAGCAGGATGCGCGGGCGGTGGAGTTGGGGCTGCAACTGGCTGGGGATAACTTGCAGGTGGTGCATGCCGGCGATGTCGCCGAGCCGGCGCTGCGCGCTTACCTGGGCATGGGCCTGGACGAATTGCGGGTGCTCGAACAGCCGGCCGGAGCCGATGCGCTGCCGGTGCTGACCGACTACCTGCGCGATGTCGGGGCTCAGGTGGTGCTCACCGGCAGCCAGGCGGAAACCGGCGAAGGTTCGGGGATGTTGCCCTTTCTGTTGGCGGAGAACCTTGGTTGGCCGTTGGTGGTGGGGCTGGCCCAGGTCGAGTCGATCAATGACGGCGTGGCCCAGGTGTTGCAAGCCTTGCCGCGCGGTCAGCGGCGGCGGCTGAAGGTGCGCCTGCCGTTTCTCGCCACGGTGGATAACGCTGCGCCCAAGCCACGTCAGAGTGCCTATGGCCCTGCGCAACGGGGTGTGTTGCAGGCCGAAGAAGTGCAAGTGCTTGAGGATGAGCTGTTCACCGGTGCGCAACTGCAACCGGCCAAGCCCCGGCCCAAGCGCCTCAAGGTGATCAAGGCGAAGAGCGGTGCCGACCGGATGAAAGCCGCCACGGCCAAGGCCAGCGGCGGCGGGGGGCAGGTGCTCAAGGGCGT
- the dgcB gene encoding dimethylglycine demethylation protein DgcB produces the protein MLNTLLPILLFAALGLAVLGALRRVAMWRRGRPSKVDLLGGLFAMPKRYMVDLHHVVARDKYIANTHVATAGGAVASIVLALLVHGFGLHNRILGYALLLMSAVMFVGAIFVYRRRRNPPSRLSKGPWMRLPKSLLAFSASFFLVTLPVAGILPEDFGGWVLALILGLGVLWGVSELFFGMTWGGPMKHAFAGALHLAWHRRAERFGGGRSTGLKPLDLSDPQAPLGVEKPKDFTWNQLLGFDACVQCGKCEAACPAFAAGQPLNPKKLIQDMVVGLAGGTDAKFAGSPYPGKPIGEHAGNPHQPIVNGLVDAETLWSCTTCRACVEECPMMIEHVDAIVDMRRHLTLEKGATPNKGAEVLENLIATDNPGGFAPGGRLNWAADLNLDLLAEKQSTDVLFWVGDGAFDMRNQRTLRAFVKVLKAAKVDFAVLGLEERDSGDVARRLGDEATFQLLAKRNIQTLAKYSFKRIVTCDPHSFHVLKNEYGAFGGNYQVQHHSTYLAELIGAGALNIGQHKGNSVTYHDPCYLGRYNGEYEAPREVLRALGIEVKEMQRSGFRSRCCGGGGGAPITDIPGKQRIPDMRMEDIRETGAEVVAVGCPQCTAMLEGVVEPRPMIKDLAELVADALLEEAPASKPASRREPAEVH, from the coding sequence ATGTTGAACACCCTTCTGCCCATCCTGCTGTTCGCCGCCCTGGGCCTCGCCGTCCTCGGCGCGCTGCGGCGGGTCGCCATGTGGCGCCGCGGCCGACCGTCGAAGGTCGATCTGCTCGGCGGCCTGTTCGCCATGCCCAAGCGCTACATGGTCGATCTGCACCATGTGGTGGCGCGCGACAAATACATCGCCAACACCCACGTCGCCACGGCCGGTGGCGCGGTGGCGTCGATTGTCCTGGCGCTGCTGGTGCACGGTTTCGGCCTGCACAACCGTATCCTCGGCTATGCCTTGCTGCTGATGTCGGCGGTGATGTTCGTCGGCGCGATCTTCGTCTACCGGCGTCGACGCAACCCGCCGTCGCGGCTGTCGAAAGGCCCGTGGATGCGCCTGCCGAAAAGCCTGCTGGCGTTCTCGGCGTCGTTCTTTCTGGTGACCCTGCCGGTGGCCGGGATCCTGCCGGAAGATTTCGGCGGCTGGGTACTGGCGCTGATCCTCGGCCTTGGCGTGCTGTGGGGCGTGTCCGAGCTGTTTTTCGGCATGACCTGGGGCGGGCCGATGAAGCACGCTTTCGCCGGTGCTCTGCACCTGGCCTGGCACCGCCGCGCCGAACGTTTCGGCGGCGGCCGCTCCACCGGCCTCAAGCCGCTGGACCTGAGTGATCCGCAGGCACCGCTGGGGGTGGAAAAACCCAAGGACTTCACCTGGAACCAACTGCTCGGCTTCGACGCCTGCGTGCAGTGCGGCAAATGCGAGGCGGCCTGCCCGGCGTTCGCCGCCGGCCAGCCGCTGAACCCGAAAAAACTCATCCAGGACATGGTCGTCGGCCTGGCCGGCGGTACCGATGCGAAGTTCGCCGGCAGCCCGTATCCGGGCAAACCGATCGGCGAGCATGCGGGTAATCCGCATCAACCGATCGTCAACGGCCTGGTGGACGCCGAGACCCTGTGGTCCTGCACCACCTGCCGCGCCTGCGTCGAGGAATGCCCGATGATGATCGAGCACGTCGATGCCATCGTCGACATGCGCCGGCACCTGACCCTGGAAAAGGGCGCGACGCCGAACAAGGGCGCCGAGGTCCTGGAAAACCTGATCGCCACCGACAACCCGGGCGGTTTCGCCCCTGGCGGTCGGCTGAACTGGGCGGCGGACCTGAACCTCGACCTGCTGGCCGAGAAGCAGAGCACCGACGTGCTGTTCTGGGTCGGCGACGGCGCCTTCGACATGCGTAACCAGCGCACCCTGCGCGCTTTCGTCAAGGTCCTGAAAGCCGCCAAGGTCGACTTCGCCGTCCTTGGCCTGGAAGAACGCGACAGCGGTGACGTGGCCCGTCGCCTGGGTGACGAGGCGACCTTCCAACTGTTGGCCAAACGCAATATCCAGACCCTGGCCAAGTACAGCTTCAAGCGCATCGTCACCTGCGACCCGCACAGCTTCCATGTATTGAAGAACGAGTACGGCGCCTTCGGCGGCAACTACCAGGTGCAGCACCACAGCACCTACCTGGCCGAGCTGATTGGCGCCGGTGCCCTGAACATCGGCCAGCACAAGGGTAACAGCGTGACCTATCACGACCCGTGCTACCTGGGCCGCTACAACGGCGAGTACGAGGCACCGCGCGAAGTCCTGCGGGCTCTGGGGATCGAGGTCAAGGAAATGCAGCGCTCCGGTTTCCGTTCCCGTTGCTGCGGCGGCGGTGGCGGCGCGCCGATCACCGACATTCCCGGCAAGCAGCGGATTCCCGACATGCGCATGGAAGATATCCGCGAAACCGGCGCCGAAGTGGTGGCGGTCGGTTGTCCACAATGCACGGCGATGCTCGAAGGTGTGGTCGAACCTCGCCCGATGATCAAGGACCTGGCCGAACTGGTGGCCGATGCCCTGCTGGAAGAGGCGCCAGCGAGCAAGCCGGCATCCCGGCGTGAACCTGCGGAGGTGCACTGA
- the etfA gene encoding electron transfer flavoprotein subunit alpha: protein MSDIIRRDPRAERIARNRLHPLHAAMQPVQHSWMGPNGIIRKNLHGVGFIGPNGIKRIDRSGAQQGGATKRSASVEVQLPLHQVVQPAFHICVVPDMVGGRLSSHDRDLLGLAHQLAGKDGAVLAVVFGEHKESTFETAGVDRLLVLEGDEFSGYSPEQRVQGLRAVDNQFSPRHWLLPDSRSGGGELGRRFAASLGERPATRVWQVKDGECIGRAGAGLQDLARPLARLILAAAECAESVSETRHEALPVELSTSVVRSLPRIEDLGAVAVDPAAIPMAEAEFIFSGGNGVQDWSLFHETAAALGATEGASRVAVDDGFMSRDRQVGASGTWVTARVYVAVGISGAIQHLQGIGACDKVVAINLDPGCDMIKRADLSVIGDSNEICRALIAAVTAYRNGAKRDAA from the coding sequence ATGAGCGATATTATCCGGCGCGACCCGCGCGCCGAGCGGATCGCCCGCAACCGGCTGCATCCGCTGCACGCGGCGATGCAGCCGGTACAACACAGCTGGATGGGGCCTAACGGGATCATCCGCAAGAATCTCCATGGCGTCGGTTTCATCGGCCCCAACGGCATCAAGCGTATCGACCGCAGCGGCGCCCAGCAGGGCGGCGCGACCAAGCGTTCGGCCAGCGTCGAGGTGCAATTGCCGCTGCATCAGGTGGTGCAGCCGGCGTTCCACATCTGTGTGGTGCCGGACATGGTCGGTGGCCGCTTGAGCAGCCACGACCGCGATCTGCTCGGCCTGGCCCATCAGTTGGCGGGCAAGGACGGTGCGGTACTGGCCGTGGTCTTTGGCGAACACAAGGAAAGCACTTTCGAGACCGCTGGCGTCGATCGCCTGCTGGTGCTTGAAGGCGACGAGTTCAGTGGTTATTCACCGGAGCAAAGGGTCCAGGGCCTGCGGGCTGTGGATAACCAGTTCAGTCCGCGCCACTGGTTGCTGCCGGACAGCCGCAGCGGCGGTGGGGAACTGGGCCGGCGCTTTGCCGCGAGCCTGGGTGAACGGCCGGCCACGCGGGTCTGGCAGGTCAAGGACGGCGAGTGCATCGGCCGTGCCGGCGCCGGCCTGCAGGATTTGGCGCGGCCGTTGGCGAGGCTGATCCTGGCGGCTGCCGAATGTGCCGAATCGGTCAGCGAAACCCGTCACGAAGCCTTGCCCGTGGAGTTATCCACAAGTGTCGTGCGCAGTCTGCCACGCATCGAGGATCTTGGCGCGGTGGCGGTCGACCCGGCGGCGATTCCCATGGCCGAGGCCGAGTTCATTTTCTCCGGCGGCAACGGCGTTCAGGACTGGTCGCTGTTCCACGAGACGGCGGCGGCCCTGGGCGCCACCGAAGGCGCGTCGCGGGTGGCGGTGGACGATGGCTTCATGAGCCGCGATCGGCAGGTCGGGGCCAGCGGTACCTGGGTCACGGCGCGGGTCTATGTCGCCGTGGGGATTTCCGGGGCGATCCAGCACCTGCAAGGCATCGGTGCCTGCGACAAGGTAGTGGCGATCAACCTTGATCCGGGTTGCGACATGATCAAGCGTGCCGACCTGTCGGTGATTGGCGACAGCAACGAGATCTGCCGTGCACTGATCGCCGCAGTGACGGCATATCGCAATGGCGCCAAGCGCGATGCGGCCTAA
- a CDS encoding lysozyme inhibitor LprI family protein — translation MKSIFLALALVSVGVHAAEDTDTSPCDAVADDQQTLECATYNKNTADQLLKENFQALLDRVTSQYASKKAEQADITARLQKAQQLWTQSRDADCAIAPLPAKIGSKPYNIDLNDCLASKSDERSEFLESLLQE, via the coding sequence ATGAAATCGATTTTCCTGGCCTTGGCCCTTGTCAGCGTGGGTGTTCATGCGGCCGAAGACACCGACACCTCGCCGTGCGACGCGGTTGCGGACGACCAGCAGACCCTGGAATGCGCCACCTACAACAAAAACACCGCCGATCAGTTGCTCAAGGAAAACTTCCAGGCCTTGCTGGATCGGGTGACGTCGCAATACGCGAGCAAGAAAGCCGAGCAGGCCGATATCACCGCCCGCCTGCAAAAAGCCCAGCAGCTCTGGACCCAGTCGCGCGACGCCGACTGTGCCATCGCGCCGCTGCCGGCCAAGATCGGCAGCAAGCCGTACAACATCGACCTGAACGACTGCCTGGCGAGCAAGAGCGACGAGCGCTCGGAGTTTCTCGAATCGCTGCTGCAGGAATGA
- the dgcA gene encoding dimethylglycine demethylation protein DgcA codes for MAFEAMFQPIQIGKLTIRNRVLSTAHAEVYATDGGMTTDRYVKYYEEKAKGGIGLAICGGSSVVAIDSPQQWWSSVNLSTDRIIPHFQNLADAMHKHGAKIMIQITHMGRRSRWDGYHWPTLMSPSGVREPVHRATCKTIEPEEIWRVIGNYAQAARRAKEGGLDGVELSAVHQHMIDQFWSPRVNKRTDEWGGSFEGRMKFGLEVLKAVRKEVGDDFCVGMRICGDEFHPDGLSHEDMKQIAKYYDDTGMLDFIGVVGSGCDTHNTLANVIPNMSFPPEPFLHLAAGIKEVVKVPVLHAQNIKDPNQATRILEGGYVDMVGMTRAHIADPHLIAKIKMGQVDQIKQCVGANYCIDRQYQGLDVLCIQNAATSREYMGVPHIIEKTTGAKRKVVIVGAGPAGMEAARVAAERGHEVTLFEKKDSIGGQITTASKAPQRDQIAGITRWFQLELARLKVDLRLGTAADAATILDLRPDIVVLAVGGHPNLEQNEHWGAAEGLVVSSWDVLDGKVAPGKNVLVYDTICEFTGMSVADFLADKGSQVEIVTDDIKPGVAIGGTSFPTYYRSMYPKEVIMTGDMMLEKVYREGDKLVAVLENEYTGAKEERVVDQVVVENGVRPDEALYYGLKDGSRNKGQIDVEALFAIQPQPCLSQPGDGYLLFRIGDCVAQRNTHAAIYDALRLCKDF; via the coding sequence ATGGCTTTCGAAGCAATGTTCCAGCCGATCCAGATCGGCAAGCTGACCATCCGCAACCGTGTGCTCAGTACCGCCCACGCCGAGGTGTATGCCACCGACGGCGGGATGACCACTGACCGTTACGTGAAGTACTACGAGGAAAAGGCCAAGGGCGGTATCGGCCTGGCGATCTGCGGCGGTTCGTCGGTGGTCGCCATCGACAGCCCGCAGCAGTGGTGGAGTTCGGTGAACCTGTCCACCGACCGCATCATCCCGCACTTCCAGAACCTGGCCGATGCCATGCACAAGCATGGCGCCAAGATCATGATCCAGATTACCCACATGGGCCGTCGCTCGCGTTGGGACGGCTATCACTGGCCGACCCTGATGTCGCCCTCGGGCGTGCGTGAGCCGGTGCACCGTGCCACCTGCAAGACCATCGAGCCTGAAGAGATCTGGCGGGTGATCGGCAACTACGCCCAGGCTGCACGCCGGGCGAAGGAAGGCGGCCTGGATGGCGTCGAGCTGTCCGCCGTGCACCAGCACATGATCGACCAGTTCTGGAGCCCGCGGGTCAACAAGCGTACCGACGAATGGGGCGGCAGCTTCGAGGGCCGGATGAAGTTCGGCCTGGAAGTGCTCAAGGCCGTGCGCAAGGAAGTCGGTGACGATTTCTGCGTCGGCATGCGTATCTGCGGTGACGAGTTCCACCCGGACGGCCTGTCCCACGAGGACATGAAGCAGATCGCCAAGTACTACGACGACACCGGCATGCTCGACTTCATCGGCGTGGTCGGCTCGGGTTGCGACACCCACAACACCCTGGCCAACGTCATCCCGAACATGAGCTTCCCGCCGGAGCCGTTCCTGCACCTGGCTGCCGGCATCAAGGAAGTGGTCAAGGTCCCGGTGCTGCACGCGCAGAACATCAAGGACCCGAACCAGGCCACCCGTATCCTCGAAGGCGGCTACGTGGACATGGTCGGTATGACCCGTGCGCACATCGCCGACCCGCACCTGATCGCCAAGATCAAGATGGGCCAGGTCGACCAGATCAAGCAGTGTGTCGGCGCCAACTACTGCATCGACCGCCAGTATCAAGGGCTGGATGTGCTGTGCATCCAGAACGCCGCGACCTCCCGTGAATACATGGGCGTGCCGCATATCATCGAGAAAACCACGGGTGCCAAGCGCAAGGTGGTCATCGTCGGCGCCGGCCCTGCCGGTATGGAAGCCGCCCGGGTCGCTGCCGAGCGTGGTCACGAGGTGACCCTGTTCGAGAAGAAGGACAGCATCGGCGGGCAGATCACCACGGCGTCCAAGGCGCCGCAGCGTGACCAGATCGCCGGGATCACCCGCTGGTTCCAGCTGGAGTTGGCGCGGCTGAAGGTCGACCTGCGTCTGGGCACTGCCGCCGACGCGGCAACCATCCTCGACCTGCGTCCGGACATCGTCGTGCTGGCCGTCGGCGGCCATCCGAACCTGGAGCAGAACGAACACTGGGGCGCTGCCGAAGGGCTGGTGGTCAGCAGTTGGGACGTGCTCGACGGCAAGGTCGCACCGGGCAAGAACGTGCTGGTCTACGACACCATCTGCGAATTCACCGGCATGTCGGTGGCCGACTTCCTGGCCGACAAGGGCAGCCAGGTCGAAATCGTCACCGATGACATCAAGCCGGGCGTGGCGATTGGTGGTACGTCGTTCCCGACCTACTACCGCAGCATGTACCCGAAAGAAGTGATCATGACCGGCGACATGATGCTGGAGAAGGTCTATCGCGAGGGCGACAAGCTGGTGGCGGTGCTGGAGAACGAATACACCGGTGCCAAGGAAGAGCGAGTGGTCGACCAGGTGGTGGTGGAGAACGGTGTGCGGCCGGACGAAGCGCTCTACTACGGGCTCAAGGACGGTTCGCGCAACAAGGGCCAGATTGATGTCGAGGCGTTGTTCGCGATCCAGCCGCAGCCATGCCTGAGCCAGCCTGGCGACGGTTATCTGCTGTTCCGTATCGGCGACTGCGTGGCTCAGCGCAACACGCATGCGGCGATCTACGATGCCCTGCGCCTGTGCAAGGATTTCTAA